From the Acidovorax sp. NCPPB 3576 genome, the window TCGCGGTGTTCCTGGAGGTCGTGCGCCTGGGGAGCTTTGCGCGTGCCTCCGAGCACCTCGGCCTGACGCGTTCGGCCGTTGGCAAGGCGATGGCACGTTTGGAATCCCGGCTGGAGACGCGGCTGTTCCATCGCACCACGCGCGTGCAAAGCCTGACCGACGATGGCCAGATCTACCACGACCACTGCCTGCGGGCCCTGTCGGAATTGCAGATCGCCGAGGCACAGATGGAGTCCGGCCGGCACGAGGTGGCCGGACGGCTGCATGTCTCCATGCCCGTGCTGTTCGGGCGGCACTGCGTGGCGCCCCTCTTGCTCGAACTGGCCCGGCAGCACCCTTCGCTCGAACTGCTGCTGAGCTTCAGCGACCGGCCTGTGGATGTCCTGGCCGAAGGTTTCGATCTCGCCATCCGCAGTGGCGTGCTGGGCGCCGAGAGCGATGGTCTGCGCGCACGCAAGCTGGTGGTTCAACGCAAGCGGGTGTGTGCTTCGCCGGCCTATCTGGCTGCCCATGGAACACCGCAGAGCGCCGCCGAACTGGCCGGGCACAGCATCCTGCTGTATCGGCGCGCCACCCGCATCCACGTCTGGCAATTGCCGGACGCCGCGGGACAGATCGTAGATACGCCCTTGCGTTCACGCCTGCAGCTCGACGATCTGGAGGCCATCGCGGACGCGGCCACGGCGGGAATGGGCTTGGCATGGCTGCCGGAATGGCTGGTGCAGGACCGCCTGCGCACGGGGGCACTGGTCAGCCTGCTGGACGACCAGCCCGGCGCCTCCATGGATTGCTATGCCCTGTGGCCTCGCGCCTCGCACATGCCGCTGCGCCTGCGGCTGGCGGTCGATTGGTTGGTCGACCGATTGCCGAAAGTCGCGGGCCTGCAGGAGGCGGATGCCCACCATCGGCCCGCGGCCGATCGGCAGGCTCCGTGAATCACGCGGGGTTCATCCGCTCGAACAGGGCTTCGCCCATCTTGCGCGAGCCTGCCGACAGGCCCACCATGACTTCATCCTTGCCGTTTTCCAGTTGAGCGATCGCTTCGGTGGCGAAAACCTTCGGCGTCATCATCTGCTGTCCGGCGGTGCCACCGCTGCGTTGGCTTCCGCCCAGGCCGGTATCCACGATCGGCGGTGCCATTTCGACCACCCGGATTCCCGTGGCCCTCAGCTGGTGGCGCAAGCTGAGCGTGAAGGAATGCATGGCTGCCTTGGTTGCGCAATAGACGGGAATATCGGCCAGCGGCGAAAAAGCCAGGCCCGAGCTCACGTTGACGATGGTGGACTGTGGCTGGCGGCTCAGCAACGGCAGGAGCGCTCCGATCAGTTGAACGGGCGCGGTGAAATTCGTCGCCACTTCCTGCTCGATGTTTGCGAGCGCGCCGGATTCATTGAGCATGCGCCGGTATTGGACGCCCGCATTGTTGATGACGACGTTCAGTTCGGGGTGTTCGGCTTCCAGCCATTCCACCATCGCTGCGCGGCTTTCGCCGTCGGTGATATCGCATTGCCGGGGAACCAGCGCAGGCACCTGCGACTGCGCTTTCGCAAGGGCCTCTTCATTGCGGCCGCAAACGATGACGCGATTGCCGCGCTCGGAGAGTTGCTGCGCCAGCGCAAAGCCGATGCCGGCGGCGCCGCCCGTGATGAGAATGGTGTTTGCTGTGGTTTTCATATCGACGGTTCTTCCTGGTTGATCACAAGAAGGTGTGCCGACGAGACTTCAGGATTCCAGCGGGCACACCTATGGCACCGGCATGGCCGGTACAGGTGTCGCGGATACCCTGTTGGGGAAAAGCTGCTGCACCCTGCGGGGTGCAGCGACCGGGCTACCATCCGGCCTGCGCTCTTTCGACTTGGCGTTTGTAACGCACATCGTGCGATGTGGCAATCATTGGGTTTCTCTGCGCTGCGCCCGGCAATGGCCCGCAGGCTCATGGGCGCGCACGCGCTTTGCGGACCTGCAAGGCGCCTTCGCCGGTTCCGGCCGGGTGCCTCAGGTCCTGCACATCCCGGCGCGGCGGCGCGCCGAAGAGGCGGCTGTACTCACGGC encodes:
- a CDS encoding LysR family transcriptional regulator, coding for MPLVKGVPECQERFDGVAVFLEVVRLGSFARASEHLGLTRSAVGKAMARLESRLETRLFHRTTRVQSLTDDGQIYHDHCLRALSELQIAEAQMESGRHEVAGRLHVSMPVLFGRHCVAPLLLELARQHPSLELLLSFSDRPVDVLAEGFDLAIRSGVLGAESDGLRARKLVVQRKRVCASPAYLAAHGTPQSAAELAGHSILLYRRATRIHVWQLPDAAGQIVDTPLRSRLQLDDLEAIADAATAGMGLAWLPEWLVQDRLRTGALVSLLDDQPGASMDCYALWPRASHMPLRLRLAVDWLVDRLPKVAGLQEADAHHRPAADRQAP
- a CDS encoding SDR family oxidoreductase, with protein sequence MKTTANTILITGGAAGIGFALAQQLSERGNRVIVCGRNEEALAKAQSQVPALVPRQCDITDGESRAAMVEWLEAEHPELNVVINNAGVQYRRMLNESGALANIEQEVATNFTAPVQLIGALLPLLSRQPQSTIVNVSSGLAFSPLADIPVYCATKAAMHSFTLSLRHQLRATGIRVVEMAPPIVDTGLGGSQRSGGTAGQQMMTPKVFATEAIAQLENGKDEVMVGLSAGSRKMGEALFERMNPA